ctgtgaGCACCAAGCTCTGGCaccaggcaggggctgcaggtgcccaggcagggctctgctgtgtcctgagctcctgctgcatccagctccctGATGGATTCAGCTCCCACCTCCCTGGTAGGAGCAGAAGAGCTCAGTCCTCACCTCCCCCTTGGCCAGGCACATCCTCACTGAGCAGAACTGCCCAGGGACAGAGAAACTGCCCCCACGGCCTCGGGGCAGCTGAGCCTCTGGCAGAGCCCCTCTGGCCAAATTCAGTCAAGCCCCTCCAGCCACGCCACGCTCAggggcagctgtgctggggggctCTACCCCCGAACCAGCCACAAGATGTTTCAAACACTGCCCAACGCCCCTCTCACACCCCTTGGACACGTTGTCCCTGTGAGCTGAGCCAGGGACAGACCCCAGGCAGCTCAGCCCAACAACAACCCCCAGGATTTTCACCTCAGCCAATTTCTTCACTTTGAAGCTCTAATGCACACACCTGACTATGCTTCCAGACTGGGATCACACCTGCCAGATCAGGGATCACACCTGCCCGATCTAGAATCACATTTTCAAGATCAGGGATCACACCTCCCAGATCTGGGATCACACTTTCCAGACCTGGGATCACACCTGCCAGACGTGGGATCACACTTTCCAGACCTGGGATCACACCTCGTGCCCAGCTGGATCGGTCTCTGCAGACCCCCAACACCTGAAATCCCTTCCCACGCCTTAGCCCTGCGCTCTTCCCTCCTCCAGGCGCCTCCCTGAgccctctcctgctcctcccggGGCTCTCCCAGCGAGGAGGCAGCATTCCAGTGGCTCTGGGATGGTttcaaacagcaggaaaattaaGGCAAAGCCTCGCTGAGGGGAAGGGCCAACCCAACCCTGCCCTCCCCGCTCGGGTTTGGGGTGTGTTCGCTGGAAAGACTCAAACAACTACGTGGGTTCTGGTGCTCCCGTCCCTATGGTACAGTGAAGTTCAATCCATTTagccaaaagaaaagaaacaaaaagagggAAGCCCCCAGCTGGGAGTGCAGGCTACCCCGCCAGCTTGCTGGTGACGAGCGAGGACTTTCTCTGAGGCAGGTCCTGGGGCGTGGGGATGTGGTCTCCTGTCACCAGGTTCTTGTCAGGCCCTGCACTTGGCAGCTGCTTGTTCTTCATCTTCGCCTTGGCCATGTTGTAGTCACCAGAATCGAAGTATTTTTGCTGCGAGAGGGGGAGGTGTTTGGGTTACTGGGTGTGCAGGAGCATGGGGACAGCAGAGCCATGAGGATCCTTTAGGGCGTGTTGGGATTGCTCTGAACCAGGCCATGGCAACGCCACACGAGGGGGAATTCCAAGCAGTGAGTCTGGCCTGGTTTAAAAGGCCTTTGGCCAAGGGCCAGTGactcagcccagccctgggtggCAGCTCCTGACTCAAGGCATCCCTTTCACACATTGACAGGTTCTGGGACCTTTGGCTGTCTGGGACCAGCCTTGACCTACTCTGCCTTTGCACAACAGGGATTTGGTCCCAGTCCAGAGCCTctggaatgctgagggcaggcacagcagagccagGTGCCAGTGCCCGAGAGGATCCTCTGGGTTGGGATGATGAGCCAGGGTGACAGAGGAGGACTTTGCCCCAGGGAACACatcctggctgctgccaggacCATCCAGCTCCCAACAGCTGCAGGGTACTGCCTGCAAGGACAGCCTGGGGGCTCCTCCCAGCTCAAAGGGCATTTCAGTGCCTTATCACACACAtatcacatcacatcacatcaccCCAGcactctgctccttcccagcacagcctcatCCCAATGccctgcagaggctggagccagggcagagcctgggccagagctggacagggctttgctgggcacagggagggctggcagagcctggTTCTGTCCCAAGGTGTCCTCAGGGAACCCAGTGCTGATAAAAAACCTGTACTGGGTGTGCACAGCCAGGTTTGGGAtggacctgctgctggccagggcTGAGCCTTGGGAATACCAGAaccaggaggggaaaaagggattgtGCAGATGGAATTGTGGCCAGAGGAGCGAGAATGTGTGAGAGACCCTGTGGGCACCAAGctcagggaggaaggaggggctgGAGAAGCTCCAAGTGCTTGAGCTGGAATTCCctggcagcccatggaggtccatggggaGCAGAGAACCCCCCACCTTCTAGGTGCTTTTTTAGGATTTCTTTTACTTCATTTTCAGCTCTGCTTTGATGGATAATAAATTCAGTCATTTCCCCAAGTCGAGCCCCTTTTGCCTGTGCTGGTGCTCAGGGactgagccctccctgcccttCTCCCAACCCCGGAGCCTTTGGTtgtcctccctgtgccctgaggagggcagggatggagcagctttgGGGACATCTGGAatccagccagggccaccccCCACGGCCACCACACCCCTCCTTCCCGTGCTGGTTCCCACAGCAGTCCTGGGATCACGGCAcggggacagctgggaacagccaAGACAGGGAAGGGCCAGGACAGACCAAACCCTGCACAGGGGGTGAGAGGgatgctgtgctgagctgggaaTGGCACTGGGAGTGGCAcctggagggcactgggaatggtggcactgggaatggcaccAGGACACTGGGAAAGGCAGTACTGGGAATGGCACCAggacactgggaatggcactgggaatggcactgggaatggcacctggagggcactgggaaaGGCAGTACTGGGAATGGCACCAggacactgggaatggcactgggaatggcacctggagggcactgggaaaGGCAGTACTGGGAATGGCggcactgggaatggcactGGGAGTGGCAcctggagagcactgggagtggcacctggagggcactgggagtggcagcactgggaatggcaccagcacactgggaaaggcagcattgggaatggcactgggaatggcacctggagggcactgggaatggcagcaACTGGAatggcagcactgggaatggcagcaCTAGAGTGGCACTGTGACAGGCACTGTGacgggcactgggaatggcccTGGGAATGGCAGCACGGGAATGGCAGCACTGGAATGGCACTGTGAcaggcactgggaatggcagcaCTGTGAcaggcactgggaatggcagcaTTGGGAATGGCAGCACTGTGacgggcactgggaatggcagcaTTGGGAATGGCAGCACCAGGAATagcactgggaatggcagcaTTGGGAATGGCAGCAATGCGAcaggcactgggaatggcagcaTTGGGAatggcagcactgggaatggcagcactgtgatgggcactgggaatggcagcactgggaatggcactgggaatggcagcaTTGGGAATGGCggcactgggaatggcactgggaatggcagcactgggaatggcagcaTTGGGAATGGCAGCATTGGGAATGGCggcactgggaatggcactgggaatggcagcactgggaatggcagcaCTGTGacgggcactgggaatggcagcaTTGGGAATGGCAGCATTGGGAATGGCAGCACTGtgatgggcactgggaatggcagcactgggaatggcactgggaatggcagcaTTGGGAATGGCAGCATTGGGAATGGCAGCACTGTGACAGGCACTGTGACAGgcactgggaggagacacagccagtgGCTGCCATcagcctgggaggggtttgtGTTCTCTGTCTCTGGAGCCAGCAGGGCCAAAGCGAGCAGGGCACAGAGGGCACCTGGAGAGGGATTTCATCCCATTCCTGAGGGATTTAACAGCACTCCCagggagcacagggagaggGTTGGCTTTGCAGTGCAGGTGCAGCTGAGCCCCTGGGCCAGCAAAGTGAAACCAGGGCTAAAACCTCAACCCTGGAGCGCCCCAGGGAGGGATCCAGCGCTTGTTCCACCTCTGCAGTTCAGggatttttcccaggtttcAGGCCAGGGTGTGGCGACACAGTGGGATCTGCTGGGGGGATGCAGAGCCAAGGCAGGCCCtggaaggagggggaattgtggGCTGATCCCGTGGGCTGATCCCCGTGGGCTGATCCCCATGGGCTGATCCCCATGGCTGATCCCGTGGGCTGATCCCCATGGCTGATCCCCATGGCTGATCCCCGTGGCTGATCCCCGTGGGCTGATCCCGTGGGCTGATCCCCATGGCTGATCCCGTGGGCTGATCCCCGTGGGCTGATCCCCATGGCTGATCCCGTGGGCTGATCCCCGTGGGCTGATCCCCGTGGGCTGTCCCACAAGGGACACTCACATACCCCTTTCTGCAGCCTCTTCATGAGGAAATCGGAGCCCCCGGGCTTCTGGCCCAGGTTGGGATATTTGGCCTTGAGCTTTGCCTCCTCTGCCCTCTCGGGGGGGACGGCTCTGTCCTTCTCCTGAGTGTCCTGGAACACAAAAGGGCTGTGAATCCCCACAGCCCAACACCCACCTGTGCTGCTGTTACACAACCTCCAGCACCAcattccagccctgccctggaaaAGCACCAGGAAAATATTTCCAACACCTTCCCAGGCACAAACAGCttctccctgcaggagctgtgggacagggagagCTCCTTCCCCTGCCTCCTTCCCACCTGGGAGCCCCTCCAAGCACCCACAATGACATCTGGCTTGGTAAACCGGGCTTTTAgctgggatattgggaaggaatttctccctgggagggtggggaggccctggaatggaattcccagaggagctgtggctgcttcatcccctagaagtgtccaaggccaggctggatggggcttggagcagcctgggatagtgggaggtgtccctgcccatggcagggggtggcactgggtgaatTCCaagatcccttcccacccaaaccagtccatgattccatgatttcccTTCCCAGATCACCCTGGAGGCAACTTTAGGGGTCCAGGTAGAATTGCAAGGTTCTACTGGAGGATtctggggggggtctcagaTAGGATTTGGCTCTCCTGGGAAGGATTTTAGGGATCCCAGTTAAGATTTGGGGGACCAGGGGAAGATTTCCAGATCCTCAATAGGATTTTGGGCTCCTGGAAAGCATTTTAGAGGATCCCAGgtaggatttgggggtcctggggaggatATCAGAAATTCCAAGCAGTGTTTTGGGTATCCTGGGGAGCTTTGGGGGTTCCTAGGTAGGATTTTAGGGCTCAGGGGGTCTGACAGCAGCACCCAAAGCTCTGTCCCCTGAAGCCATTCCATGATCCCTGGCTGCTCCCCGCAGCTCCACATCTCCCAGTCGCCTTTCTCCACACCCATCACTGGTGCCCATCCCCCCGTGTGCCCTGTGCGGGCTGGGGGGGCACCGCTGCACCCCAgaaacccccaccccaaaccccccagcacccacaaccccctcagccccttcccactCCTATCCCAGCACCCTCATCCCACTTACCCCCATCCCCAGTTACCCTCTGCCAGCCCACTCCCATCCCAGTtacccccatcccagccccctcccatcccagtcatcctcatcccagccccctcccatcCTAGttatccccatcccatcccagtcatcctcatcccagccccctcccatcccagttatccccatcccagccccctcccatcccagtcatcctcatcccagccccctcccatcccagttATCCCCATTCCAgccccctcccatcccagttaccctctgccagccccctcccatcccagttACCCCCATCGCAgacccctcccatcccagttatcctcatcccagccccctcccatcccagttATCCCCATCCcaagcccttcccagccccttcccaccccagtcacccccatcccagccccctccctcccaccccaccaACCCCACGCACCCCCACGCACCCCCCACGCCGCCATCGAGCCCAAGCCGGAAGtcctgcccacccccagccccacagccaatGAGAGCCCGACATTCGCCAGACGGACAACGGAAACAACCAATCCCCGCACAGAACTGGAAAGAGCGACGTGCGGCCGAGCCAGTGGGAGCCGGCCGgacccccctcccacccccggggggttccccacCTGTTTTTCCTGCCCGGTCTCCTCCGTGAAGGCGCCGGTACCGAGCGGGGCTGCCATGGCGGCGAGGGGGGAGCTCCGCTCTCCCTCCGCTGCGTCCAACCCCGCGCCCTGCTCCAAAATGGCCGCCACCGCCTCCAACGCCTCAGCTGTGTGAcggacagcagctctgcccaaTGAGCGCAGAGAAGAGCCAGCAGTGACGTCACACCCAACCAATCAGTGCGCGCGGGAGGCGGGGCATAGGGATGAGGCGGGACAAGCAACGGGGCGGGGCACCCATGATTGACACGAACGGTGGCCAATGGGAAGGGAGAAACAGCGTGTGGGCGGGGAGAGAGGCGGAGCTTCGGGTGCCCCGGTCCCGCAGTGACGCGACGCCTCCGGTTCGAGACCGGGGCCGGGAGGATGCGGGGACACCGCGCAGGACCAGGGAATGCGGGGACATCCCACACGGCAGCGACGGCTCAAAGCCCCGGAACCGCTCCCGGCCTTGTCCCTGCCGTGAAAAGGCGCCTGGAGGAGGAAggaccccacccccacccagcAGGGAGCATCAGCTGAGACCACCCGCAGCTCACGACACCAGTGTCACCAGCACCCCGGGGACGCCCCGGCCCTCCCGAGCACTGCCAGTGCCCCTTGAGAtgccagccctggcagctgcacccaccgaaacacggacagaccctggggctgcagagaaATACGTTTAAGTGAACTACAGGAGAATAAAGtggagggggaaggaagggggcCATGAACAAAAATAATCACAGTTTAACTTTTCTTCTTACTAGAAAGAGCAGCTGAGTCATGGGGGCACACATGGGGGGtctttgcagagctgctcctccaTGGAGACACGTGGGAGAGGTCTGGGTGCCCCGTGCCAGCCAGGGAGGGGGGGTGGTCCCGGCTGcccaacacccccaaaccccaccccaggAGGGTGTGAGTCCCTCAGGGGaacccacactgcccacacagccccaAGGCGGGACCCGGCTGTGGGAGAGGCAGCCAGGagtgtgtccctgccctgtcttGTGCCGGGGTTTGGCCTCTcggagcagctccggggccggggctctgccacccccagctCTGTACTGGCCTCAAGAAGGAAATCCCCGAGGGCAAGGAGTGAAGAGCTACTGCCACCTCTCCCTGGAGAGCACTGGGGCTGCGggagtgccgggctctcccctcccacctctgcctggggaggggaAAGCAAAATCCCCTGATCCCTCCCCAGGCTGAGCCCACCCACCAGCCCAGGAACTGCCCATCCCTCTGGGGAAACCCCTGGGTCACATCAAGGGTCTCCCCCACCCGGAGCGAGGGAGGGGTTTTAGGACTTATTGaaggctgccaggacagcccaGATCATCTCCGTGCCCCTGGCTTTGGCAGCTTCCACCTCAGGGTCCATATCCAGCAGGTCCTTGGTCCTGTTCATGGCCACGTCGTACTTGTCATCGGCCAGGCTGGCGAAAACGTTCTCCAGCACGTCCGAGGCGTGggccagcaccagcagggcCAGAGTCCTGCGCTCCATGCGCTGGGGGTCGTTGACCCAGCGCTCCAGGACGCTCTCCTGGAGCTTCTTCACCAGGCGCTGCTTCTCGGAGGCGTTGCTGACGGGGTGCGTGGTCATGTCGAAGAGCAGGAAGTTCTGCTTCTCCGTGGTCAGGATGCCCTTCTCAACCAGCGCCTTGGCCAGGCGCTCCCGCACGTTGCGCAGCTGGTACTGCAGCTTGAAGGGGTTCCAGGTCTCTCCTGAGGGGTGGGAGACTCTGCTCGAGCTCTGCTTCCCAATCCCAGCATCCTTCCACCCTCCCGTGCCGTCCGTCTGTCCTGCACGGGCACCGGGCTCTGCCCTGATCCCCTGGCCTGACTTGGACCCTCCTGTCCCACCTGGCAAAGCTCCCAGGCAGCAGATCCCAGGGCAAATCCCTTTGCAAAGCCTCTTCCACCCCTGGCTCAGCCCAGGCTGGGTGAGGCCTCAGCAGGAACTAAAGGAGAGCGAGGTCCAAGATTTCCATCGAGATCCCAATAAAAAACCACCCAGAAAATCCTTCTCTATCCCCACATTCAGCCCAAAAAATGACCCAGAAAATCCTTCTCTGCCCCCACATTcagcccaaaaatccacccagaaAATCCTTCTCTGCCCCCACATTcagcccaaaaatccacccagatAATCCTTCTCTGCCCCCACATTcagcccaaaaatccacccagaaAATCCTTCTCTGCCCCCACATTCAGCCCAATAATCCACCCAGAAAATCCTTCTCTGCCCCCACATTCAGCCCGAAAATCCACCCAGAAAATCCTTCTCTGCCCCCACATTCAGCCCGAAAATCCACCCAGAAAATCCTTCTCTGCCCCCACATCCAGCCCAAAAAATGACCCAGAAAATACTTCCCTGCCCCCACATTcagcccaaaaatccacccagaaAATCCTTCTCTGCCCCCACATTCAGCCCGAAAATCCACCCAGAAAATCCTTCTCTGCCCCCACATTcagcccaaaaatccacccagaaAATCCTTCTGCCCCCACATTcagcccaaaaatccacccagaaAATCCTTCTGCCCCCACATTcagcccaaaaatccacccagaaAATCCTTCTGCCCCCACATTcagcccaaaaatccacccagaaAATCCTTCTCTGCCCCCACATCCAGCCCAAAAAATGACCCAGAAAATACTTCCCTGCCCCCACATTcagcccaaaaatccacccagaaAATCCTTCTCTGCCCCCACATTcagcccaaaaaaccacccagaaAATCCTTCTCTGCCCCCACATTcagcccaaaaatccacccagaaAATCCTTCTCTACCCCCACATTCAGCCCAAAAAATGACCCAGAAATCCTTCTCTGCCCCCACATTcagcccaaaaatccacccagaaAATCCTTCTCTGCCCCCACATTCAGCCCAAAAAATGACCCAGAAAATACTTCCCTGCCCCCACATTcagcccaaaaatccacccagaaAATCCTTCTCTGCCCCCACATTcagcccaaaaaaccacccagaaAATCCTTCTCTGCCCCCACATTCAGcccaaaaaaacacccagaaAATCCTTCTCTGCCCCCACATTCAGccttcccctgctctgcccaTCTCCAGGGAATGACCCAGCGATCCAGGGCCAGCCCAGGGAGAGGGGTTTTGGAGGGATCTGAGCAtccagggtgattttggggttccccccgttttggggttccctcccCACTGGATCCTGGCGCTCTGGATGCAGAGGGTGATGCTGGACGTGGGATCCTGGATGGGTTTTGCTGGGCTCTGGGGGATGCTCGGACAGGCCcagagggagctgggacagTGGAATTTCCAGCTGGCCCTACCAGTGAGCAGCTCTATCCAGGTCTGAACCGTCTCTGCCGACTCCGTGGCCTTGATGTGCCGCAGGGTCTCATCCAGCAGCACATCCCCGGTCGGAGCATCCGACTTCAACAGCACCTGGAGGGAGCAGTGGGAACGCGGGCTCAGAGCTCTGCCGGTCCCCTCCCGGAGCAGATCCCGCTCCAGCAGAGCCCCAAACCCTGCCGGGGCTCCGGCAGGACCCTgaccttcctctccagcagcCTCTTCTTGCGCAGGGACAGCGGCTCCAGGTGGATGCGGCCGCGCAGAGCCAGCTCGATGAGGAtcccgccccgcagccccgaGGAGATGCAGTCGTTCCAGAAGGAGGTGTAGCCCTGGGGGAGAGggtgggaaggaattcttcctccgttcagcctctccctgctcctgtctCTCCGAATCCTCCCAGCCTTCCAAAGGGAGGTGAGAAGCTccaattttcccccttcctGCCCAAAAGCTCCTGCAAACATTGAGCAGACCAGGCTGTGCCCTTCCTTCTGCACCCACAGCCACGGGGCACACCCggctctgcccagccccagcgtggaaaaaatccaaggaaaagTGAGAAAAGTGGGATCATTTCCATGGGCACAGGAGGatgttgctgctgctgaggggctgCACCCCCCAGGAGCTCTGCCAGGCTCTGTCCCAGCGCTGGCTGTGGATGTGCCCGGGGACAGAGGAACTGCAATCTGCTCTTTTCCTTGCAGGAATTCCCTCCCTGGCTCCAGGACCCCACTGAGAGTCCCTGGATATACCAAGAAATCAACATCAGGCATGGGAGGAGcttccccacagcccatggggctCCAGCAAGACCCAGTTCCCACAGGAGCTTCACAGAGccacggaatggtttgggttggaagggaccttaaaaatcacccagtgccaccccctgccgtgggcagggacacctcccactgtcccaggctgctccaagccccaatgtccagcctggccttgggcactgccagggatccaggggcagccacagcttctctgggcaacctgtgccagggcctcaccaccctcccagggaggaatttcttcccaaaatcccacctcaAGTTCCTCTCTGTCAATTTGAAGCCATCCCCccctgtcctggcactccaggctgTTGATGAGGCCTCATCCTGAGAGGTGCAAGCTCCAAAAGCAAAGAATTTGGGAAAGAAGAAGGTGCAAAGTTTGGGAAATACGACCCACAAAGAACCAGGAATTGAAACGGGAATTTGGTGCAGGAAagagagggcagagggagaggaggagaagggagatCAGACACATAAAAGGCAGCAGCAAAAAGGAAGGGAATGGCCAGTTCCCACTTCCAGGATAGTCCTGGGCTGCAattgcagccagggagatggAGCTGGAAGAAATAAACACCTGGACAAGAAAGcccagggaaaggcagggagggaATTCGCTGCTCCCTGAGGTTTAACAACACCCAGCTGATGCTTTCCAAGAGAGCTGGCCCCGGTTTGGAGCACTGGGACAGCCCAGGTgacctttcccttcc
The nucleotide sequence above comes from Aphelocoma coerulescens isolate FSJ_1873_10779 chromosome 25, UR_Acoe_1.0, whole genome shotgun sequence. Encoded proteins:
- the GOLPH3L gene encoding Golgi phosphoprotein 3-like; the encoded protein is MTTLTHRGRRVEGRNSDKKPDGEEDAAADRDLNEDDPDDSKDIRLTLMEEVLLLGLKDKEGYTSFWNDCISSGLRGGILIELALRGRIHLEPLSLRKKRLLERKVLLKSDAPTGDVLLDETLRHIKATESAETVQTWIELLTGETWNPFKLQYQLRNVRERLAKALVEKGILTTEKQNFLLFDMTTHPVSNASEKQRLVKKLQESVLERWVNDPQRMERRTLALLVLAHASDVLENVFASLADDKYDVAMNRTKDLLDMDPEVEAAKARGTEMIWAVLAAFNKS
- the ENSA gene encoding alpha-endosulfine isoform X2, which produces MAAWGDTQEKDRAVPPERAEEAKLKAKYPNLGQKPGGSDFLMKRLQKGQKYFDSGDYNMAKAKMKNKQLPSAGPDKNLVTGDHIPTPQDLPQRKSSLVTSKLAG
- the ENSA gene encoding alpha-endosulfine isoform X1, which translates into the protein MAAPLGTGAFTEETGQEKQDTQEKDRAVPPERAEEAKLKAKYPNLGQKPGGSDFLMKRLQKGQKYFDSGDYNMAKAKMKNKQLPSAGPDKNLVTGDHIPTPQDLPQRKSSLVTSKLAG